In Gossypium raimondii isolate GPD5lz chromosome 12, ASM2569854v1, whole genome shotgun sequence, a single window of DNA contains:
- the LOC105762053 gene encoding uncharacterized protein LOC105762053, protein MKIFSWNCRRVGNPATVRELKQLLVANAHDIVFLCETKIHSNEFSHIRAMCRMEGCLAISSERKSGGMVLMWREGVRVTIQNYSRCHIDSVVWIEDGEKFRFTGFYGQSEPSLRHQAWDMLRRVKSTVNEGWIVRGDFNAILNDSEKKGGRRKPRALMDEFGDILEELCLTDVKTGNGWFTWTNNRDGNRLVKERLDRFVISNVIMERMPLLASYVVRQSKSDHEAILMGLHGSRPKVKGNDPRVCFRYDRCWAKEREARDIISNIWSNEETNLLEKMDLIRERLGPWQYQRYKRMKQKIKSLEKDIG, encoded by the coding sequence GGAGGGTTGGAAACCCCGCGACAGTTCGTGAGTTAAAGCAACTTCTCGTTGCGAATGCTCATGATATTGTATTCTTGTGTGAAACAAAAATCCACTCTAACGAGTTTTCTCACATTCGGGCCATGTGTAGGATGGAGGGGTGCTTAGCTATAAGCTCAGAAAGAAAGAGTGGGGGCATGGTGCTGATGTGGAGGGAAGGAGTGAGAGTCACAATCCAGAATTACTCAAGATGTCACATTGATTCGGTGGTCTGGATAGAGGACGGGGAGAAATTTAGGTTCACTGGCTTTTATGGGCAATCGGAGCCAAGTTTAAGACACCAGGCGTGGGATATGCTGAGAAGAGTTAAGAGCACGGTCAATGAAGGCTGGATCGTGAGAGGTGATTTTAATGCCATCTTGAATGACTCGGAGAAAAAAGGGGGTCGTAGAAAACCTAGGGCTTTGATGGACGAGTTTGGAGATATTTTGGAGGAGTTATGTTTGACGGATGTGAAAACAGGTAATGGCTGGTTCACTTGGACAAATAATAGAGATGGAAACAGACTGGTAAAAGAAAGGCTGGATAGATTTGTTATTTCGAATGTAATCATGGAGAGAATGCCGTTACTTGCATCCTATGTTGTGCGCCAATCCAAATCCGACCATGAAGCCATCTTAATGGGCTTGCACGGAAGTAGGCCAAAAGTGAAGGGTAACGACCCGAGGGTTTGTTTTAGGTATGACCGTTGTTGGGCTAAGGAGCGGGAGGCTAGGGATATTATTTCTAACATTTGGTCCAACGAGGAGACAAACTTGCTGGAAAAAATGGATCTGATCCGGGAGAGGTTGGGACCTTGGCAATATCAACGTTATAAAAGGATgaagcagaaaattaaaagccTGGAGAAGGATATCGGTTGA